From the Nodularia sp. NIES-3585 genome, one window contains:
- the panB gene encoding 3-methyl-2-oxobutanoate hydroxymethyltransferase — translation MAITTGQLIQFKQQGRAIVALTAWDYAIAQILDAAGVDLILVGDSMAAVLGYKTTLPITLEEMLHHAKAVRRGVKQALVVVDLPFLTYQESISQAMHSAGLVLKETGAQAVKLEGGYPAMVETIARLVQAGIPVMGHVGLTPQSVHQLGLRQQGKTQEAGERIFNQAIALEQAGVFSLLLEHIPADLAMQITQKLSIPTIGIGAGVHCDGQVLVTSDVLGLSEKQPPFAKVYTNLRETITKAVQDYASEVRDGQSPASGDRQFP, via the coding sequence ATGGCAATTACTACTGGGCAATTAATTCAATTCAAACAACAGGGGCGCGCAATTGTTGCGTTGACTGCCTGGGATTATGCGATCGCTCAAATTCTGGACGCGGCTGGGGTAGACTTAATCCTAGTGGGTGACTCAATGGCTGCTGTTTTAGGATACAAAACCACGCTACCAATTACCCTAGAGGAAATGCTGCATCATGCTAAAGCTGTGCGCCGTGGTGTAAAACAAGCTTTAGTGGTGGTTGATTTACCATTTTTGACTTACCAAGAAAGCATCTCACAAGCCATGCACTCGGCCGGATTGGTGCTGAAGGAAACAGGCGCTCAAGCTGTTAAGTTAGAAGGTGGTTATCCAGCGATGGTGGAAACTATTGCTCGGTTGGTACAAGCCGGAATTCCAGTTATGGGTCATGTCGGATTAACACCCCAATCAGTTCATCAACTAGGACTGCGACAACAGGGGAAAACTCAAGAAGCTGGGGAAAGAATTTTTAACCAAGCGATCGCTCTCGAACAAGCCGGTGTATTCTCTCTATTGTTAGAGCATATTCCCGCAGATTTGGCAATGCAGATTACACAAAAATTGAGCATTCCCACCATTGGAATTGGTGCGGGAGTTCATTGTGATGGACAAGTTTTAGTTACCTCAGATGTGCTTGGTTTATCAGAGAAGCAGCCACCCTTTGCCAAAGTTTACACAAATCTGCGCGAGACAATTACCAAAGCTGTCCAAGATTATGCCTCAGAAGTGCGCGATGGGCAAAGCCCCGCCTCCGGCGATCGCCAGTTTCCTTAA
- a CDS encoding two-component regulator propeller domain-containing protein, with amino-acid sequence MAVGTVSKGNVMVGSLRKRHNLLLTSIFMGLIALPSVGLVTITNAARADKIGTNAPLQNTPDVDSSELTPAYPAAPPPPRVDPLPDERTIQERSLETDYRVNNLLGDFTGNLWVGSWRGLSRIDPNTGRILSRVSLPNLAIGALAQDKVGRLWVGTYEGLKRVDPRTSEITAQNLFLPSKRVLSLLVDNRGYLWTGTDNGLVLISPDQGLIMTTLKNLPGVSANAMTLDAEGQLWVGTLDGLVRVNTASALIMKRINQLPGSNVQTLAISPEGLIWAGMPNSLLVINPKTGVVLRSVTPLRGRNVTAVRFAQDGSVWVGTHDGLLRLNPHTGAVLDEVAGLPSSRVLALAPDIGNKLWIGTSEGLGWLMPTRGSAKPHLAFSRAVE; translated from the coding sequence ATGGCTGTGGGTACTGTCTCCAAAGGAAATGTCATGGTGGGATCACTTCGTAAGCGTCATAATTTATTGCTGACTTCTATATTTATGGGGTTGATAGCTTTGCCAAGCGTTGGTCTTGTCACTATAACTAATGCGGCCAGAGCAGACAAAATCGGTACTAATGCGCCGCTACAAAACACCCCTGATGTTGATTCATCTGAATTAACTCCTGCTTATCCGGCTGCTCCACCACCGCCGAGAGTAGACCCGTTACCTGATGAACGGACAATCCAAGAGCGATCGCTCGAAACAGATTATCGTGTAAATAACCTACTAGGAGATTTTACTGGCAATCTTTGGGTGGGTTCATGGCGGGGATTATCGCGCATTGATCCGAACACAGGCAGAATTTTATCTCGTGTGAGTTTACCGAATCTCGCAATTGGTGCATTAGCACAAGATAAAGTGGGTCGCTTATGGGTAGGGACTTATGAAGGACTAAAGCGAGTAGACCCCCGCACCAGCGAAATTACAGCCCAGAATTTATTTTTGCCTTCTAAGCGGGTTTTATCATTGTTGGTTGACAATCGGGGCTATTTGTGGACTGGAACCGATAATGGTTTAGTACTAATTAGCCCAGACCAAGGCTTAATTATGACAACATTAAAAAATTTGCCTGGTGTTAGCGCCAACGCTATGACTTTAGATGCTGAAGGTCAACTGTGGGTGGGGACTCTGGATGGACTCGTGCGGGTAAATACTGCCAGCGCTTTAATTATGAAGCGGATTAACCAGTTACCTGGATCAAACGTGCAAACCTTAGCTATTAGTCCAGAAGGTTTAATTTGGGCGGGAATGCCGAATAGTTTGCTAGTTATTAATCCCAAAACTGGTGTAGTGTTGCGGTCTGTAACTCCACTCCGGGGGCGAAATGTTACAGCAGTGCGCTTTGCCCAAGATGGTAGTGTGTGGGTGGGAACTCACGATGGTTTGTTACGATTAAATCCACATACAGGCGCTGTATTAGATGAAGTTGCGGGACTTCCTTCTAGTCGAGTTCTTGCTCTTGCACCCGATATCGGCAATAAATTATGGATTGGTACTAGTGAAGGTCTAGGTTGGTTAATGCCTACTAGAGGTAGTGCAAAACCTCATCTGGCTTTTAGTCGGGCGGTGGAGTGA
- a CDS encoding form I ribulose bisphosphate carboxylase large subunit, with protein sequence MSYAQTKTQSKSGYQAGVKDYRLTYYTPDYTPKDTDILAAFRMTPQPGVPPEEAGAAVAAESSTGTWTTVWTDLLTDLDRYKGRCYDIEPVAGEDNQYICYVAYPLDLFEEGSVTNMLTSIVGNVFGFKALRALRLEDLRIPVAYLKTFQGPPHGIQVERDKLNKYGRPLLGCTIKPKLGLSAKNYGRAVYECLRGGLDFTKDDENINSAPFQRWRDRFLFVADAIHKAQAETGEIKGHYLNVTAPTCEQMLQRAEFAKELKMPIIMHDYLTAGFTANTTLSHWCRANGVLLHIHRAMHAVIDRQKNHGIHFRVLAKTLRMSGGDHIHTGTVVGKLEGERGITMGFVDLLRENYVERDLSRGIYFTQDWASMGGVMAVASGGIHVWHMPALVEIFGDDSVLQFGGGTLGHPWGNAPGATANRVALEACIQARNEGRNLAREGNDVIREAAKWSPELAVACELWKEIKFEFEAMDTV encoded by the coding sequence ATGTCTTACGCTCAAACTAAGACCCAGAGCAAATCAGGGTATCAAGCCGGTGTTAAAGATTACAGACTAACTTATTACACCCCAGACTACACACCTAAAGATACAGATATTCTGGCAGCATTCCGGATGACTCCCCAACCTGGAGTTCCTCCCGAAGAAGCAGGTGCTGCTGTGGCGGCTGAGTCCTCCACTGGTACTTGGACAACTGTATGGACAGACTTGCTCACCGACCTCGACCGCTACAAAGGTCGTTGCTACGATATCGAACCAGTTGCTGGTGAAGATAACCAATACATCTGCTACGTTGCTTATCCTTTAGACTTGTTCGAGGAAGGTTCCGTCACCAATATGTTGACCTCGATTGTAGGTAACGTATTTGGTTTTAAAGCTCTGCGGGCGCTACGTTTGGAAGACTTACGGATTCCCGTTGCATACCTGAAGACCTTCCAAGGACCTCCTCACGGTATTCAAGTAGAACGTGACAAATTAAACAAATATGGTCGTCCTTTGTTGGGTTGTACCATTAAGCCCAAATTAGGTTTGTCCGCTAAAAACTACGGACGCGCTGTATACGAATGCTTGCGCGGTGGTTTGGACTTCACCAAAGATGATGAAAACATCAACTCTGCACCATTCCAAAGATGGCGCGATCGCTTCTTGTTTGTAGCAGACGCTATCCACAAAGCACAAGCAGAAACCGGCGAAATCAAAGGTCACTACCTGAACGTTACCGCCCCCACCTGTGAGCAAATGTTGCAACGGGCTGAGTTCGCTAAAGAACTTAAAATGCCCATCATCATGCATGACTACCTGACCGCAGGTTTCACAGCTAACACCACATTGTCACATTGGTGTCGCGCTAACGGTGTATTACTGCACATTCACCGTGCTATGCACGCCGTTATTGACCGTCAAAAGAACCACGGTATCCACTTCCGCGTTTTGGCTAAAACCCTGCGGATGTCTGGTGGTGACCACATTCACACCGGTACAGTGGTTGGTAAGTTGGAAGGCGAACGTGGTATCACAATGGGCTTCGTTGACCTATTGCGTGAAAACTATGTTGAAAGAGACTTGTCTCGCGGTATCTACTTTACCCAAGACTGGGCTTCTATGGGTGGCGTAATGGCAGTTGCTTCCGGTGGTATCCACGTATGGCATATGCCCGCACTTGTAGAAATCTTCGGTGATGACTCCGTACTACAATTTGGTGGTGGTACTCTTGGACACCCCTGGGGTAACGCACCTGGTGCAACCGCTAACCGTGTAGCTTTAGAAGCTTGTATCCAAGCTCGTAACGAAGGCCGCAACTTGGCTCGTGAAGGTAACGACGTGATCCGCGAAGCTGCTAAGTGGAGTCCTGAACTAGCTGTTGCTTGCGAACTTTGGAAAGAAATCAAGTTCGAGTTCGAGGCAATGGATACTGTCTGA
- a CDS encoding chaperonin family protein RbcX: MNLKQIAKDTAKTLQSYLTYQALKTVLAQLGETNPPLELWLHNFSSGKIQDGEAYIQQLFLEKPDLALRIMTVREHIAEEVADFLPEMVRTGFQQANMEQRRQHLERMTRIDTSHPSPHPEQQTSSDPNSEQ, encoded by the coding sequence ATGAATCTTAAGCAAATTGCCAAGGATACAGCCAAGACATTGCAAAGCTACCTGACTTATCAGGCGCTGAAAACAGTATTGGCACAGCTAGGTGAAACAAATCCACCGTTGGAACTTTGGCTACATAACTTTTCCTCTGGCAAAATCCAGGATGGAGAAGCGTATATTCAGCAACTGTTTCTCGAAAAGCCAGATTTGGCTTTACGGATTATGACTGTCAGAGAACACATCGCCGAGGAAGTCGCCGATTTTCTCCCCGAAATGGTTCGCACTGGCTTTCAGCAAGCCAATATGGAACAACGTCGCCAGCATCTAGAACGCATGACACGAATAGATACATCTCACCCCAGTCCACACCCAGAACAGCAGACAAGTTCAGATCCCAATAGTGAACAGTAA
- a CDS encoding ribulose bisphosphate carboxylase small subunit — MQTLPKERRYETLSYLPPLSDAQIAKQVQYILTQGYIPAIEFNEVSEPTEMFWTMWKLPLFGAKSTQEVLSEVQSCRSQYSNCFIRVVGFDNIKQCQVLSFIVHKPSMSRY, encoded by the coding sequence ATGCAAACTTTACCAAAAGAGCGTCGTTACGAAACCCTTTCTTACCTTCCACCTCTTTCTGATGCTCAAATTGCCAAGCAAGTTCAGTACATTTTGACTCAAGGTTACATTCCAGCTATTGAGTTCAACGAAGTTTCTGAACCAACTGAAATGTTCTGGACAATGTGGAAATTGCCTTTGTTCGGCGCTAAGTCCACTCAAGAAGTATTGAGCGAAGTTCAATCTTGCCGTTCTCAATACAGCAACTGCTTTATCCGTGTTGTCGGTTTTGACAACATCAAGCAGTGTCAAGTTCTTAGCTTTATTGTTCACAAACCCAGCATGAGCAGATACTAA
- a CDS encoding serine/threonine-protein kinase, protein MICCLNPDCPNPLNSDKKKLCQTCSTPLVPLLRNRFRVIRVLSDEGGFGRTYLSEDTDKLNERCVIKQLAPKFQGTWSQKKAVELFAEEAKRLQELGEHPQIPTLLAYFEQDNCLYLVQQFVNGQNLLNELQRRKLYKPGEIQAILLHLLPVLKFIHDRGVIHRDIKPENIIRRHGDGRLSLIDFGSSKQLTARVQKKIGTSIGSHGYSPLEQIRDGKAYPASDLFGLGATCFHLLTGVSPFQLWMEYGYGWVSNWRQYLRSPLSGELDYVLDKLLRKDIQQRYQSADEVIRELTPKQILALPPAGKSSGKIPVTKVSSLPIKYTLLKNVVLVSALILLFGIQDSWYQQYRRVHTVLWSRLSQNRSSSSESVAEQSPNLTLKNISLAKVLQGHERLVLSVAISPDSQIFASSGDSVIKVWNLATGKEIATLKGHFQRVNVVAISPDGGTLVSGSDDKTIKIWDLPTGELVRTLRGHSDSIQAIAISPDGATLVSGSDDHSIRLWDMATGRLRRTLRGHTSWVRSLDISPDGGTLVSGSFDKTIKIWDLNKAVFIDTLGEDAETVTDVAFSPDGLTLASASRDRTIKLWNLATKQKTQTLAENAETVTNIAFNPDNTILVSGGRDRTIKLWNLATGKEMRTLMGHADTVTSVAISPDGQTLVSSSEDNTIMIWRVSP, encoded by the coding sequence ATGATCTGCTGCTTGAATCCCGATTGCCCAAATCCCCTAAATTCTGACAAAAAGAAGTTATGCCAAACTTGTAGCACTCCCTTAGTGCCACTTTTGCGAAATCGCTTCCGCGTCATTCGGGTACTTTCCGATGAGGGGGGATTTGGCAGAACCTATTTATCCGAAGATACAGATAAACTAAATGAACGTTGTGTAATCAAGCAGTTAGCGCCGAAGTTTCAAGGAACTTGGTCGCAAAAGAAAGCTGTGGAGTTATTTGCCGAAGAAGCCAAGCGTCTACAAGAACTGGGAGAACATCCACAAATACCAACTCTTTTAGCTTATTTTGAGCAAGATAACTGTTTGTATTTGGTACAACAGTTTGTGAATGGGCAGAATTTGTTAAACGAGTTGCAACGGCGAAAATTGTATAAACCTGGGGAAATTCAAGCAATTTTGCTGCATTTATTGCCTGTTCTCAAGTTTATCCATGATCGTGGTGTGATTCACCGCGACATCAAACCAGAAAATATTATTCGCCGACATGGTGATGGACGATTAAGCCTCATAGATTTTGGTTCATCGAAGCAGTTAACGGCGAGGGTACAGAAGAAAATCGGCACATCCATTGGTTCTCATGGTTATTCGCCGTTGGAACAAATTAGAGACGGTAAGGCTTACCCAGCTAGTGATTTGTTTGGTTTGGGGGCTACTTGCTTTCATTTGCTAACTGGAGTTTCGCCGTTTCAGTTGTGGATGGAATATGGCTATGGTTGGGTGTCGAATTGGCGACAATATTTGCGAAGTCCATTGAGTGGTGAATTAGATTATGTTCTGGATAAACTGTTGAGAAAAGATATCCAGCAGCGTTACCAATCAGCAGATGAAGTCATTAGAGAATTAACTCCAAAACAAATATTAGCACTACCGCCAGCAGGTAAGTCTTCTGGAAAAATACCAGTAACTAAAGTTTCATCTTTACCAATCAAATATACTTTACTGAAAAATGTAGTCTTGGTAAGTGCTTTAATTCTATTATTTGGCATCCAAGATTCTTGGTATCAGCAATATCGTCGTGTACACACTGTTTTATGGTCTCGCCTGAGTCAAAATCGGAGTAGTTCTAGTGAGTCAGTTGCTGAACAGTCGCCTAATTTAACCTTAAAAAACATTTCTTTAGCTAAAGTTCTGCAAGGTCATGAACGTTTGGTTTTATCTGTGGCTATTAGTCCCGATAGCCAGATTTTTGCTAGTAGTGGCGACAGCGTGATCAAAGTTTGGAATCTGGCTACAGGAAAGGAAATTGCTACCCTCAAAGGTCATTTTCAAAGGGTAAATGTGGTAGCTATCAGCCCAGATGGAGGCACTCTGGTTAGTGGTAGTGATGACAAAACTATCAAAATATGGGATTTGCCAACTGGTGAGTTAGTTCGCACACTGAGGGGACATTCTGACTCAATTCAGGCGATCGCTATTAGTCCAGATGGTGCAACTTTGGTTAGTGGTAGTGATGATCACTCCATTAGACTGTGGGATATGGCAACGGGAAGGTTACGACGCACACTTAGAGGGCATACATCTTGGGTGCGATCGCTGGATATTAGCCCGGATGGTGGAACTTTGGTTAGTGGTAGTTTTGATAAAACTATTAAAATTTGGGATTTGAACAAAGCTGTTTTTATCGACACCCTTGGGGAAGATGCGGAAACGGTGACAGATGTGGCTTTTAGTCCAGATGGTTTGACTCTGGCTAGTGCTAGCCGCGATCGCACGATTAAACTGTGGAATTTAGCCACCAAACAGAAAACTCAGACATTGGCAGAAAATGCCGAAACGGTGACAAATATTGCTTTTAATCCAGATAATACGATTCTGGTTAGTGGTGGTCGCGATCGCACAATTAAACTTTGGAATTTAGCCACTGGTAAAGAAATGCGTACACTTATGGGTCACGCCGATACTGTAACTTCAGTCGCTATCAGCCCAGATGGTCAAACCCTTGTTAGCAGTAGCGAGGACAATACCATCATGATTTGGCGGGTCTCTCCGTAA
- a CDS encoding glycosyltransferase family 4 protein: MNKQPLRIAIFTAVYAPFLSGISIAVHQRVRWLLQQGHEVFLIHPQINDQYPKEVCDRPMLGLDELKSFPKFSAYAYPTKPLIYYKSAPEPLHHSHWSDTKLLENFQPDVVLVEEATQMRGFYSLFWGGYGRPIGTEYAHQTGTPTVSLFHTDAVAYIQYFLGNSLSSLIQPIIPLVIKRFSEAYDINFFSSKEQLFKYKKMQVKRGVYLPYQGVDCQKFHPKNICYDPIPDDHRPTMLFVGRISPEKNVTQLLEIYPIVAAKIPDIHLVIVGSGPQYEKIRRRAKKFKSGVTIWGESHGTELLGWYARADIFVNPSATENFCTTNNEALASGTPVVTTFAPSTSEQIFPNVNGFLAEPNNPKDFAEKVITILSDPVLKEEISQHTRNSILEFDWSVCMEKLEEKLYQLIEASKPSEVLEFPSFNNTKEPVVVNTYSRQ, translated from the coding sequence ATGAACAAGCAACCTCTCCGTATTGCTATTTTTACAGCAGTGTATGCTCCGTTCTTGTCGGGGATTTCCATCGCAGTACACCAACGGGTTCGTTGGTTACTACAGCAAGGACATGAAGTCTTTTTAATCCACCCTCAAATCAACGACCAGTATCCCAAAGAAGTTTGCGATCGCCCCATGCTAGGACTAGATGAATTAAAATCTTTTCCTAAATTTTCTGCTTATGCATACCCAACAAAACCCCTGATCTACTACAAGTCTGCTCCCGAACCATTACACCACAGTCATTGGAGCGATACCAAGTTGCTCGAAAACTTCCAGCCTGATGTTGTGCTAGTTGAAGAAGCAACGCAAATGAGAGGTTTTTACTCACTTTTTTGGGGAGGTTATGGTCGCCCTATTGGAACTGAATATGCACATCAAACAGGTACGCCAACAGTATCACTTTTCCATACTGATGCTGTTGCTTATATCCAATATTTCTTAGGAAATTCATTATCCAGTTTGATTCAGCCGATAATTCCTCTCGTGATCAAACGCTTTAGTGAAGCTTATGACATAAATTTCTTTTCGTCTAAAGAACAGCTTTTTAAGTATAAAAAGATGCAAGTTAAACGTGGTGTCTATCTACCTTATCAAGGAGTTGATTGCCAAAAATTCCATCCTAAAAATATTTGTTACGATCCTATTCCTGATGACCACAGACCGACGATGCTATTTGTTGGACGCATTTCTCCAGAAAAGAATGTCACTCAACTCTTAGAGATATATCCCATCGTTGCTGCAAAAATTCCTGATATCCATTTGGTGATTGTTGGGAGTGGTCCCCAGTATGAAAAAATTCGTCGCCGTGCCAAAAAGTTTAAATCCGGAGTGACGATTTGGGGAGAGTCTCATGGTACAGAACTGTTGGGTTGGTATGCTCGTGCAGATATATTTGTTAACCCCTCAGCCACCGAAAATTTCTGCACAACTAACAATGAAGCATTAGCTTCTGGAACCCCTGTAGTTACTACTTTTGCACCCTCCACATCGGAGCAGATATTTCCTAATGTTAATGGTTTTTTAGCAGAGCCTAACAATCCCAAGGATTTTGCCGAGAAGGTGATCACAATCTTGTCAGATCCTGTCCTCAAAGAAGAAATATCTCAGCATACTCGTAACTCCATTCTAGAGTTTGATTGGTCGGTATGTATGGAAAAGTTAGAAGAAAAACTCTATCAACTTATTGAAGCATCAAAGCCTTCGGAAGTATTAGAGTTTCCATCATTCAACAATACAAAAGAGCCTGTTGTTGTTAACACCTACTCACGTCAGTAA
- a CDS encoding bifunctional 2-polyprenyl-6-hydroxyphenol methylase/3-demethylubiquinol 3-O-methyltransferase UbiG: protein MKPEHNFIGNQSVVSNSVPTLVEASDILPLTWERIVPNQTANDSASQKFLDLHFGRYKTASSYVTDKKVLDIACGSGYGSRILRLAGANSVVGVDVSPQTIEYAKKNYQENDLEFICADAEQFEWPERFDIVTSFETIEHLHNPEKFLKRIHNLLIPDGVFLLSVPLGETRHMDPYHLHAFSQEEIFALLKKTGFSVDWHRWDECFLTRSELLRWGKLYPESSPSIKELLFSRRGWRIIYDFVFCGGFDIPQLLIYARRIN from the coding sequence ATGAAACCCGAACACAATTTTATTGGTAATCAATCTGTTGTAAGTAACTCTGTTCCTACTTTAGTCGAAGCCTCAGACATTTTGCCATTAACCTGGGAGCGTATTGTTCCCAACCAGACAGCAAACGATTCAGCAAGTCAAAAGTTTCTGGATCTACATTTTGGGCGCTACAAAACTGCTTCTAGCTATGTTACCGATAAAAAAGTTCTAGACATTGCTTGTGGTAGTGGATACGGTAGTCGAATACTTCGGCTTGCAGGAGCCAACTCTGTAGTAGGAGTAGATGTATCTCCACAAACAATCGAATATGCTAAGAAGAATTATCAAGAAAACGATCTAGAGTTCATCTGTGCCGATGCAGAGCAGTTTGAATGGCCAGAACGTTTCGATATTGTGACCTCGTTTGAAACCATAGAACACCTACATAATCCTGAAAAATTTCTCAAACGCATTCATAATCTTCTGATTCCTGATGGAGTATTTCTGCTCTCTGTACCACTAGGGGAGACACGTCACATGGACCCATACCACCTTCATGCATTTAGTCAGGAGGAGATATTCGCTCTCCTGAAAAAAACGGGGTTTTCGGTAGATTGGCATCGTTGGGATGAGTGTTTTTTGACGCGTTCTGAGCTACTGCGCTGGGGAAAGTTATATCCAGAATCTAGTCCATCAATCAAGGAACTGTTGTTTAGCCGTAGAGGATGGCGAATTATATATGACTTTGTTTTTTGTGGAGGTTTTGACATCCCTCAACTATTAATCTATGCTCGCCGGATAAATTGA
- a CDS encoding TldD/PmbA family protein, with product MGSENFSQDTLAEHLLELAIKSGAEAAEVYQSRSLSRPVFFEANRLKQLETSQSEGTALRLWRNGRPGLTVAYGSVEAQTMVERALALTQLNQPELVELVKNSQPSYPDIGSAVPLEVLVNWGKQAIALIRDVYPDVLCNSDWECDVETTRLSNSEGLDCYYTDTTLSCYMAAEWVRGDDFLSVADGQTQRDILHPEILADQILQRLDWSRENVSPPTGRVPVLFTSKAADMLWGTVQAALNGKRILEVASPWVERLGQLVMSPSLTLYQDPQAGPYSCPFDDEGTPTTSLVFIQDGILQNFYCDRTTGKQLGINTTGNGFRPSFGSYPSPGLYNFLIHPGSASLQELIHQMDDGLIVDQMLGGGNGISGDFSINIDLGYRVKNGQIIGRVKDTMVAGNVYTVLKQLVALGSDADWNGSCYTPSLIVEGLSITGRSY from the coding sequence ATGGGTTCTGAAAACTTTTCACAAGATACACTAGCAGAACATCTGCTGGAACTAGCTATCAAATCGGGAGCAGAAGCTGCGGAAGTCTATCAGTCGCGATCGCTTTCTCGCCCCGTGTTTTTTGAGGCTAACCGTCTGAAACAGCTAGAAACTAGCCAATCTGAAGGCACAGCCCTACGACTATGGCGCAATGGGCGACCAGGGCTAACGGTAGCTTATGGTTCTGTGGAAGCGCAAACAATGGTGGAACGAGCTTTGGCTTTGACTCAGCTCAATCAACCAGAACTAGTGGAGTTAGTGAAGAATTCTCAGCCCTCTTATCCAGACATAGGGTCAGCTGTACCATTAGAAGTATTGGTCAATTGGGGTAAACAAGCGATCGCTCTGATTCGTGATGTCTATCCAGATGTGCTTTGCAACAGTGATTGGGAATGTGATGTGGAAACTACTAGACTTTCCAATAGTGAAGGTTTAGATTGTTACTACACTGATACAACCCTCAGTTGCTATATGGCCGCCGAATGGGTACGGGGCGATGATTTTTTAAGTGTTGCTGATGGGCAAACTCAACGAGATATTCTCCACCCTGAAATATTAGCTGATCAAATTTTACAGCGATTAGATTGGTCTAGAGAAAACGTCTCACCCCCCACAGGTCGCGTTCCGGTTTTATTTACTTCTAAAGCTGCTGATATGCTTTGGGGAACTGTACAAGCAGCTTTGAATGGTAAGCGGATTCTAGAAGTAGCCTCTCCTTGGGTAGAACGTCTAGGTCAGCTAGTTATGTCACCTAGCCTCACCCTCTACCAAGACCCACAAGCTGGCCCCTATAGTTGCCCTTTTGATGATGAAGGTACACCCACAACGAGCTTAGTTTTTATCCAAGACGGAATTTTACAAAATTTTTATTGCGATCGCACCACAGGAAAACAACTAGGTATTAACACTACTGGTAATGGTTTTCGCCCTAGTTTTGGCAGTTATCCTAGCCCTGGCTTATATAACTTCTTGATTCATCCTGGTTCCGCATCACTACAAGAATTAATACATCAAATGGATGATGGCTTAATTGTCGATCAAATGCTAGGTGGTGGTAACGGCATTTCTGGGGACTTTTCCATCAATATTGATTTGGGTTATCGTGTCAAAAACGGCCAGATAATTGGGCGTGTTAAAGATACAATGGTTGCCGGTAATGTCTACACAGTTCTTAAACAATTAGTAGCATTAGGTAGCGATGCTGATTGGAATGGCTCTTGTTATACTCCATCACTGATAGTCGAAGGATTGTCTATAACTGGTAGAAGTTATTAA
- a CDS encoding Tab2/Atab2 family RNA-binding protein: MGSIWEIDFYSRPILDENQKKVWEVLVCESPSDINTKPESLFRYAQYCPSTQVNSGWLRRALQEAIDKAGEAPIRIRFFRRQMSNMITKACQDVGIPAQPSRRILVLNQWLRQRMEEVYPQEPGYQGGTNPSVRLDSPLPQRLPDALEGKQWAFVSLQAAEFAEMSEWDIGFGEAFPLELANVSPETRIPGVLIFSPRALPIAGWLSGLELACLNFDTKQGERLVLETGATESWILANIKNPQTLAEAKGYEKAKEKANGVHFIGVQSDPQADSFTGFWLLQNLNLA, translated from the coding sequence ATGGGTAGTATTTGGGAAATTGATTTTTACTCTCGTCCAATTTTGGACGAAAATCAGAAAAAAGTTTGGGAAGTCTTAGTTTGCGAAAGTCCTTCGGATATCAACACAAAACCGGAATCTTTGTTTCGTTATGCACAATATTGCCCCAGTACTCAGGTAAATTCGGGTTGGTTGCGGAGGGCGTTACAGGAAGCAATTGACAAGGCAGGGGAAGCACCAATTAGAATCCGCTTTTTCCGCCGCCAAATGAGCAACATGATTACTAAAGCTTGCCAGGATGTGGGTATACCCGCTCAACCTAGCCGCCGCATTTTAGTTCTCAATCAATGGCTGAGACAGCGCATGGAGGAAGTTTATCCTCAAGAACCAGGGTATCAAGGAGGGACTAATCCTTCGGTGCGCTTAGACAGTCCTTTACCCCAACGTTTACCAGATGCTTTGGAAGGCAAGCAGTGGGCATTTGTCAGCCTACAAGCTGCTGAATTTGCCGAAATGTCAGAATGGGACATTGGCTTTGGTGAAGCTTTTCCTCTGGAATTAGCGAATGTGTCTCCTGAAACTCGCATTCCTGGTGTGTTAATTTTCTCACCTAGAGCCTTACCTATAGCCGGGTGGCTGTCGGGTTTGGAATTGGCTTGCTTGAACTTTGATACCAAACAAGGGGAGAGATTGGTTTTAGAAACTGGTGCGACTGAAAGTTGGATTTTGGCTAATATCAAAAATCCCCAAACTTTAGCAGAAGCCAAAGGTTATGAGAAAGCTAAAGAAAAAGCCAATGGAGTGCATTTTATTGGTGTGCAGTCTGATCCTCAAGCAGATTCTTTCACCGGATTTTGGCTTCTACAAAATTTAAATCTGGCATAA